A single region of the Micropterus dolomieu isolate WLL.071019.BEF.003 ecotype Adirondacks linkage group LG18, ASM2129224v1, whole genome shotgun sequence genome encodes:
- the rft1 gene encoding protein RFT1 homolog: MSSRDALRNASTLASYNVLLQVMFRVLTFLLNAFTLRFVSKELIGVVNVRLTLLYSTLVFLSREAFRRACLSGVSGENHSWRQVINLLWLTLPLGVLWAALLVCVWLWLLEVPDTETVPYYGPAVVLFALSGVQELLAEPLWVLAQAHMFVRLKVVAESLAMIAKCSITVVLVVFAREWGLYIFSAAHLMYTGFLVLCYAVYFIRFLGSKEAAKKSFPLHRVGDLLPCRADGEPLVDWTLARLTWSFFKQSFLKQILTEGERYVMTFLNVLSFGDQGVYDIVNNLGSMVARFIFLPIEESFYIFFGKVVERGRDVKSQKQEEVAIAAEVLECLLKLVLVIGLIITVFGYAYSHLALDIYGGSLLSSGAGPTLLRCYSCYVLLLAVNGVTECFVFAAMSQEEVDKYNLVMLALSVSFLLLSYVLTWWAGAVGFILANCLNMGLRILHSLLYIHRYFQSSQWKPLRGLLPSPLLLLALAVSAFVTVLSERVFCCESGWLLRLVHIAIGAACLLCVFVAVLLTETQLIQFVKTQLLPRYTKKQT, translated from the exons ATGAGTTCACGGGACGCACTGAGGAATGCGTCAACACTAGCATCTTATAATGTTTTGCTACAg GTGATGTTCCGTGTCCTCACCTTCTTGCTGAATGCATTCACTCTGCGGTTTGTGTCCAAAGAGCTGATTGGGGTTGTCAATGTCAG GCTCACCCTACTGTACTCCACATTAGTATTTTTATCCAGAGAAGCTTTCCGGAGAGCCTGCCTGAGTGGGGTTTCTGGGGAAAACCACAGTTGGAGACAAGTTATAAACCTGCTATGGCTGAC GTTGCCTCTGGGTGTGTTATGGGCAGccttgctggtgtgtgtgtggctatgGCTCCTGGAGGTCCCGGACACCGAGACCGTCCCTTACTACGGCCCTGCTGTGGTGTTGTTCGCCTTGTCAGGAGTGCAGGAACTCCTGGCTGAGCCCCTCTGGGTCCTGGCTCAAGCTCACATGTTTGTCCGACTGAAGGTTGTCGCTGAGAGCTTAGCAATGATCGCTAAGTGCAGCATCACAGTGGTGCTGGTGGTGTTTGCCCGTGAATGGGGCCTTTACATCTTCTCTGCAGCTCAT TTGATGTACACAGGATTCCTGGTGCTGTGCTATGCTGTTTACTTCATTCGTTTCTTGGGCTCTAAAGAAGCAGCCAAGAAGAGTTTTCCTCTGCACCGTGTTGGAGATCTCTTGCCCTGTAGAGCTGATGGAGAG CCTCTGGTTGATTGGACTCTGGCCCGGCTCACATGGAGCTTCTTCAAGCAATCCTTCCTGAAGCAGATCCTGACAGAGGGTGAGCGTTATGTCATGACCTTCTTGAACGTCCTCAGCTTTGGAGACCAGGGAGTTTATGACATTGTCAATAATCTGGGCTCCATGGTGGCTCGCTTCATCTTCTTGCCCATCGAGGAGAGCTTCTACATCTTCTTTGGCAAAGTGGTGGAACGAGGACGTGATGTCAAAAGTCAGAAACAG GAAGAAGTTGCCATTGCAGCAGAGGTCCTGGAGTGTCTGCTGAAACTGGTGCTTGTGATTGGTCTGATCATCACAGTGTTTGGGTACGCCTACTCTCACTTGGCTCTGGACATTTATGGCGGCTCTCTACTGAGCAGTGGGGCAG GTCCCACCTTGCTGCGCTGCTACAGCTGCTATGTTCTCCTGCTCGCTGTAAATGGTGTAACAGAGTGTTTCGTATTTGCTGCCATGAGCCAAGAAGAGGTTGACAA GTATAACTTGGTGATGCTggctctctctgtgtctttcctgTTACTGTCATACGTGCTGACATGGTGGGCCGGCGCTGTGGGCTTCATACTGGCAAACTGCCTTAACATGGGCCTCCGCATTTTGCACAGCCTGCTTTACATACACCGTTACTTCCAGTCCAGTCAGTGGAAACCTCTGCGAGGCCTGTTGCCTTCCCCGCTCCTACTATTGGCCCTTGCTGTCAGTGCCTTTGTCACAGTGCTGTCTGAG CGTGTGTTCTGCTGCGAGAGCGGCTGGTTGCTAAGGTTGGTCCACATCGCCATAGGTGCCGcgtgtctgctctgtgtgtttgtagctgTTCTTCTCACGGAGACTCAGCTTATTCAGTTTGTGAAGACTCAGCTCTTGCCCCGatacacaaagaaacaaacttGA
- the mustn1a gene encoding musculoskeletal embryonic nuclear protein 1a: MRVCVGLETKRETADREESFLQHIFNCSTNMSQPGQEEDEQMQRPEVREEDLTEAKSKLGTSGPAKSKTLEVMEECEKMGKAAPSVFSGVRSGAETVLNTRSARPIRK; encoded by the exons atgcgaGTGTGTGTTGGGCtggagacaaaaagagaaacagcagacagagaggagagttTCTTACAGCATATCTTCAACTGCTCAACCAACATGTCTCAA CCAGGTCAGGAAGAAGATGAACAAATGCAGCGTCCTGAGGTGAGAGAAGAAGACCTGACCGAAGCAAAGTCCAAACTGGGTACGAGTGGGCCAGCAAAGAGCAAGACATTAGAAGTAATGGAGGAGTGCG AGAAAATGGGTAAAGCTGCTCCATCTGTGTTCAGTGGAGTGAGGTCAGGAGCGGAGACTGTTTTGAACACGCGCTCAGCTCGACCAATCAGGAAGTAG